A window of the Euzebya pacifica genome harbors these coding sequences:
- a CDS encoding YbjQ family protein codes for MILVNTETVPGYDIVGLRGLVQGNTIRAKNIGRDIGAGLKNIVGGELTAYTELMVEARNEAVQRMIVQAQQLQANAIVNVRFTTSQVAGGAAELYAYGTAVTIQQRGAATAPGM; via the coding sequence GTGATCCTCGTCAACACCGAAACCGTGCCCGGATACGACATCGTGGGCCTGCGCGGCCTCGTCCAGGGCAACACCATTCGCGCCAAGAACATCGGCCGTGACATCGGCGCGGGCCTGAAGAACATCGTCGGCGGTGAGCTGACGGCCTACACCGAGCTGATGGTCGAGGCCCGCAACGAAGCGGTCCAGCGGATGATCGTGCAGGCGCAGCAGCTGCAGGCCAACGCCATCGTCAACGTGCGCTTCACGACCAGCCAGGTCGCCGGAGGTGCCGCCGAGCTGTACGCCTACGGCACCGCCGTCACGATCCAGCAGCGCGGGGCAGCCACCGCCCCGGGCATGTAG
- a CDS encoding YbjQ family protein, which translates to MEALFIPLLQLGVPIALLVVGGLVGQQRERAHLADLTEREQRTAHVPVTDLSRPPVGTSIQPGAMFVSGSVVIATDYYKRLAASLRNLVGGEVKALSPVLDRGRREARLRMVEEAMAAGATMVVNVRFETSTITLGASEIICYGTALRT; encoded by the coding sequence GTGGAGGCCCTCTTCATCCCGCTCCTGCAGCTGGGTGTACCGATCGCGCTGCTCGTCGTCGGGGGGCTGGTCGGCCAGCAGCGCGAGCGTGCCCATCTCGCCGACCTCACCGAGCGGGAACAACGAACCGCGCACGTCCCGGTCACCGACCTCAGCCGACCCCCTGTGGGGACGTCCATCCAGCCGGGAGCCATGTTCGTCAGCGGCAGCGTCGTGATCGCCACCGACTACTACAAACGGCTGGCCGCCTCGCTCCGCAACCTGGTGGGCGGCGAGGTCAAGGCGCTCTCCCCTGTGCTGGACCGGGGACGTCGGGAGGCACGGCTGCGCATGGTCGAGGAGGCCATGGCGGCCGGCGCCACCATGGTCGTCAACGTCCGCTTCGAGACCAGCACCATCACCCTCGGTGCCTCGGAGATCATCTGCTACGGGACCGCCCTCAGGACCTGA
- a CDS encoding cell wall-binding repeat-containing protein, whose product MGVRRALSVVLALCLTLSTGSVAAQTSGREPGDGPAALGRYRIGNSTDAVNAAIDMSLAVFDTDTAPQVVLARADVFADSLAGAVLTEGRGPLLFVPGGRDAALPISVQSELDRVLPPPSGCDGAPDVFLLGGTSAVSISIEQALRDQGRCPQRFAGESRVETAVAIATHALQRYPTTRVLLARADTWADAATGGAYAALSGDPIVVTQPESMHPAVENFLRDRSWNDIVLLGGTSALSSDVQRAAQSHGPVRRVSGDARDATATAIADQLWPYTDQVTLVNGYTETGWVHALAAASPAAAVGAPQVYVHADSIPAATQTLIDARSPIDMVIGAGPDSLIADGVITAAGGGNGKIHDGGTGGDQPAPPTGPIPTGTYVCYQGGTFFFDNVEIIDQTTYDPHGAEGGQFQLNGNVLTFLTGNFASWVSRGEYHADGGPDFPNNGPTVLLYFDDDSGEERRIVCGYGED is encoded by the coding sequence GTGGGAGTTCGTCGCGCGCTGTCGGTTGTCCTGGCCCTCTGCCTGACCCTTTCGACCGGTTCGGTAGCAGCCCAGACCTCCGGCCGCGAGCCGGGTGACGGGCCTGCCGCCCTGGGTCGGTACCGGATCGGCAACAGCACCGACGCGGTGAACGCCGCCATCGACATGTCGCTGGCCGTCTTCGACACCGACACGGCACCCCAGGTCGTCCTCGCCCGAGCCGACGTCTTCGCCGACTCCCTCGCGGGCGCAGTCCTGACCGAGGGCCGCGGACCCCTCCTGTTCGTCCCGGGCGGGCGCGACGCCGCCTTGCCGATCTCGGTTCAGTCCGAACTGGATCGCGTGCTGCCCCCGCCGTCGGGCTGTGACGGCGCGCCCGACGTGTTCCTGCTCGGTGGGACCAGTGCGGTTTCGATCTCGATCGAGCAGGCCCTTCGCGACCAGGGCAGATGTCCGCAGCGGTTCGCGGGGGAGTCGCGGGTCGAGACTGCGGTGGCGATCGCGACCCATGCACTCCAGCGCTATCCGACGACACGGGTCCTGCTGGCGCGAGCGGACACCTGGGCCGACGCCGCAACAGGTGGCGCGTACGCCGCGTTGTCCGGGGATCCCATCGTGGTCACCCAACCCGAATCCATGCACCCGGCAGTCGAGAACTTCCTCCGGGACCGATCGTGGAACGACATCGTCCTCCTGGGCGGGACGTCGGCGCTCTCCTCCGACGTGCAACGCGCCGCCCAGTCTCACGGACCGGTTCGCAGGGTCTCCGGGGACGCCCGCGATGCGACTGCCACGGCGATTGCTGACCAGTTGTGGCCCTACACCGATCAGGTGACGCTCGTCAACGGGTACACCGAGACGGGATGGGTCCATGCTCTTGCAGCCGCCTCGCCGGCGGCGGCGGTCGGCGCCCCGCAGGTCTACGTGCACGCCGACTCGATCCCAGCGGCGACCCAGACCCTGATCGATGCGCGTTCCCCGATCGACATGGTGATTGGCGCCGGACCGGACAGTCTGATCGCCGATGGGGTCATCACAGCTGCGGGCGGGGGCAACGGCAAGATCCACGACGGTGGAACTGGTGGCGACCAACCAGCACCGCCCACCGGTCCGATCCCGACGGGGACCTACGTGTGTTATCAGGGCGGCACCTTCTTCTTCGACAACGTCGAGATCATCGACCAGACCACCTACGACCCACATGGGGCTGAGGGCGGTCAGTTCCAGCTGAACGGCAACGTCCTCACGTTCTTGACAGGCAACTTTGCCTCCTGGGTGAGCCGTGGCGAGTATCACGCCGATGGTGGACCTGACTTCCCGAACAACGGACCCACCGTCCTGCTGTACTTCGACGACGACTCTGGTGAGGAGAGGCGAATCGTCTGCGGGTACGGCGAGGACTGA
- a CDS encoding clostripain-related cysteine peptidase, with product MRSRTVALLGALMLLMAACSGADEPLETPTGVDASDSGDGSGDDTGTDGAEADAPAATDDATGDDDDGRTSGDGGADTTLVGDVGFGLDVEPLEPESWTYMLYSIADTNLEEPMLEDVAEMATVGSPIGVNTVALVDREAGHTDQPLLNLDDWETAKLLYVQADEFAEIADLGEVDMADPTTLASFIAFAVETFPADNYALTISDHGGGWTGIGPDDSSGEVLDLGELAAGLQAGLDVAGLDRIQLLGFDACLMATYEVASALSPYADYLLASEELEPGHGWDYGALGAIEADPTIDAVGLGTAFVDGFVGQADAQGTGAEITLSLLDLAGMPTLEDAMSTFAGTLTEQVEALGVLIGRQRASTVEYGRSPDPSQSTHLTDLGQFVAEIGVQSLQVSDDADAVLRAINDTVVAQTVGPARLGSTGMSIYFPPSDDLADGAYLQVPGSEAWAQFLTAYYTAGQSIPRGGQPAAAGQDAAEHAAPEPTDGEGLGTEGDGPSVVGADATVTPVEGGVEVTVELDPASLANVVDARLSFGYIDPDDGAIVQLGDTAAEILGDGTVAGFTDLTVLTLTDADGDSVDAYLELDFDEEGTLAYASVPLDYQAPGSDLVEPVDLSIVLDADTGDVLQEVYYLLDEETGSYGELQADPTALIAPVVLVYLPDGTVEWQAYGDGALFADLPTLQYGLELLDPGTEIYVDLTVTDYGGNQLIASSTFVQE from the coding sequence ATGAGGTCGAGGACGGTTGCGCTGCTGGGTGCCCTGATGCTGCTGATGGCAGCCTGCTCGGGGGCCGACGAGCCACTCGAGACGCCCACGGGGGTGGACGCGTCCGACAGCGGCGACGGCAGCGGCGACGACACCGGAACCGACGGTGCCGAGGCCGACGCCCCGGCCGCGACCGACGACGCCACCGGGGACGACGACGACGGGCGGACCAGCGGCGACGGGGGAGCGGACACCACGCTCGTCGGCGATGTGGGCTTCGGCCTGGACGTCGAGCCGCTCGAGCCCGAGTCGTGGACCTACATGCTGTACTCCATCGCCGACACCAACCTCGAGGAGCCGATGCTGGAGGACGTGGCCGAGATGGCCACGGTGGGCTCGCCGATCGGGGTCAACACCGTCGCGCTGGTCGACCGCGAAGCGGGACACACCGACCAGCCGTTGCTGAACCTCGACGACTGGGAGACGGCCAAGCTCCTGTACGTCCAGGCCGACGAGTTCGCCGAGATCGCCGACCTCGGCGAGGTCGACATGGCCGACCCGACGACGCTGGCCTCCTTCATCGCCTTCGCCGTGGAGACCTTCCCCGCTGACAACTACGCCCTGACCATCTCCGACCACGGCGGTGGCTGGACCGGGATCGGCCCCGACGACAGCAGCGGCGAGGTCCTCGACCTCGGCGAGCTCGCCGCCGGTCTGCAGGCCGGACTCGACGTCGCGGGCCTCGACCGCATCCAGCTGCTGGGCTTCGACGCCTGCCTCATGGCCACCTACGAGGTCGCCAGCGCCCTGTCGCCCTACGCCGACTACCTCCTGGCCTCCGAAGAGCTCGAGCCGGGACACGGCTGGGACTACGGTGCCCTCGGTGCCATCGAGGCCGACCCGACCATCGACGCCGTCGGACTCGGCACGGCCTTCGTCGACGGGTTCGTCGGGCAGGCAGACGCACAGGGGACGGGCGCGGAGATCACCCTCTCGCTCCTCGACCTCGCGGGCATGCCGACGCTCGAGGACGCCATGTCGACCTTCGCCGGCACCCTCACCGAGCAGGTCGAGGCGCTCGGCGTGCTGATCGGACGCCAACGGGCCAGCACCGTGGAGTACGGCCGGTCGCCCGATCCCTCCCAGAGCACGCACCTCACCGACCTCGGCCAGTTCGTCGCCGAGATCGGGGTGCAGAGCCTGCAGGTGTCCGACGACGCGGATGCGGTGCTGCGTGCGATCAACGACACCGTCGTCGCCCAGACCGTCGGGCCGGCCCGCCTCGGCTCGACCGGCATGTCCATCTACTTCCCGCCCAGCGACGACCTGGCTGACGGCGCCTACCTCCAGGTGCCGGGCAGCGAGGCGTGGGCCCAGTTCCTGACCGCCTACTACACCGCGGGCCAGTCGATCCCCCGTGGCGGGCAGCCGGCTGCGGCGGGCCAGGACGCCGCGGAACATGCCGCCCCCGAACCGACCGATGGCGAGGGCCTCGGCACCGAGGGCGACGGACCGAGCGTGGTCGGCGCCGACGCCACCGTCACGCCGGTCGAAGGGGGCGTGGAGGTCACGGTCGAGCTCGATCCGGCCTCACTCGCCAACGTCGTCGACGCGCGCCTGTCCTTCGGCTACATCGACCCCGACGACGGGGCGATCGTGCAGCTCGGCGACACCGCGGCGGAGATCCTGGGCGACGGGACCGTCGCGGGGTTCACCGACCTCACCGTCCTGACCCTCACCGACGCGGACGGCGACTCCGTCGACGCCTACCTCGAGCTGGACTTCGACGAGGAAGGAACCCTGGCCTACGCGAGCGTGCCGCTGGACTACCAGGCCCCCGGATCGGACCTCGTGGAACCGGTCGACCTGTCCATCGTGCTCGATGCCGACACCGGCGACGTCCTGCAGGAGGTCTACTACCTGCTCGACGAGGAAACCGGGTCCTACGGCGAGCTGCAGGCCGACCCCACCGCTCTCATCGCCCCTGTCGTGCTGGTGTACCTGCCCGACGGGACCGTCGAGTGGCAGGCCTACGGCGACGGCGCCCTCTTCGCCGACCTGCCGACGCTGCAGTACGGACTGGAGCTGCTGGACCCCGGAACCGAGATCTACGTCGACCTGACGGTGACCGACTACGGCGGGAACCAGCTGATCGCATCGTCGACGTTCGTGCAGGAGTAA
- a CDS encoding S8 family serine peptidase: MRLSAVKTALVSGALALGLLPGALAAPSVAEPADSSTDTSFSGTVEQTWSPGELDIDWAAFAAEHREEFERSEFASAGDGAADRAAAAREAVQAEYLGEASSDATYSSLEQQRSGAIAQQYYDECDDGTNLPNNGLQASRQLLFRGGADGVFGPSYNVPNPGGSGNEPPPRIDLRSMFILQTTDDGGRFDQTAFLVYACQEWGNTDLGAGGITFGLYVTAEEGETQYPTVLGDPEAGPDFVVSIFPENNVPGRPLQIMAVRTPSRNASTWTVTWLDEAQRLDGYEIDGVVPTSAIGDFTADSGFAWTVEVVDTQTPEGGRDWFPERNYLIRVGEGDSAVEGTHVPQFPVPETCGLQSESAVRYNLEPQAVPNDDGYPVQWYHPQIATPSAWDTIRDSSTGGRSRPVTVAVIDSGIDSTRFDFLAGGARVVAGLDAVYGLELEGGNNGGAIGPFVGPQATGYESFGAAAPPRNSDRGPHGTAVASLIGATGNNTIGIAGVDWGVRLMPIRVNDVNECIDNVVVAEGIKWAVDHGADIIHISLGSPETADGSGSDLQPECNDGVDNDGDGTADGEDPGCVNEQDGSEGPGDNAPDSTPEQVAACADHRDNDGDGVVDLADDDCEDATDNFESPQTPLVQPAEPMECADGIDNDGDGFVDATDNADLGTVADPGCEGEDDGSEGPSLADVGTIDELAPACSDGRDNNDDDVLADAEDAQCLNATDNNEGRDERVVNVDPLREVIDYALEQGVPVVAAAGNRGADDDPVFYPAAYPGVLTVGASDRSGERSFYSSTGRWLDIIAPGGNNQGTLSQDIAALWELDRIRPVAGSSFAAPLVTGAASLYLGLNPHITRGFTPSAQPPAPGANLPDNGYQRTVDDVKIALQNGVRDLYPQGHDIFNGWGRLNVDRVLDIPALGGPLVDPARLQLPRTNADSVIEVAEGVALSRPLVFPDFVVLTRNDVAVDALAGASLLRGGPLLVSTHDAVSDSTMAAMAEVLPNGGRVYVLGGEAALSADIDTQLASHGYEVVRLAGDSRVDTALAIAEEVRRVYPGSTTVALARSDGGNDPTAQWADALSGGAWTASTGTPLLVTPGDQLHPGVADALQRWGTQETILFGGEAALSQAVEAAVPGARRIGGADRAATAAMIAEDLWGDTEGFMVANGYYARGWPAGLAAAGWGADVNAPLLYTGADAVPQATVDVLAAACPDTDSMQIVGGASLVTGSAETQLLEAATCG, encoded by the coding sequence ATGCGTCTGTCTGCCGTCAAAACTGCATTGGTGTCCGGGGCGTTGGCGCTCGGGCTGCTTCCGGGAGCCCTTGCCGCGCCCTCCGTGGCCGAGCCTGCTGACTCGTCCACCGACACCTCGTTCTCGGGGACGGTCGAGCAGACCTGGTCGCCGGGGGAGCTCGACATCGACTGGGCGGCCTTCGCGGCCGAGCACCGGGAGGAGTTCGAGCGCAGCGAGTTCGCGTCCGCCGGCGACGGCGCCGCCGACCGCGCTGCTGCGGCCCGCGAGGCCGTGCAGGCGGAGTACCTCGGCGAGGCCAGCAGCGACGCGACCTACAGCTCGCTCGAGCAGCAGCGGTCCGGCGCGATCGCCCAGCAGTACTACGACGAGTGCGACGACGGCACCAACCTGCCCAACAACGGCCTCCAGGCCAGTCGGCAGCTGCTGTTCCGCGGTGGCGCCGACGGCGTGTTCGGCCCCAGCTACAACGTGCCGAACCCCGGTGGCAGCGGCAACGAGCCGCCCCCGCGGATCGACCTGCGCAGCATGTTCATCCTGCAGACAACCGACGACGGCGGCCGGTTCGACCAGACCGCCTTCCTCGTCTACGCCTGCCAGGAGTGGGGCAACACCGACCTCGGCGCCGGCGGCATCACCTTCGGCCTCTACGTGACCGCTGAGGAGGGCGAGACCCAGTACCCCACCGTCCTCGGTGACCCCGAGGCGGGGCCGGACTTCGTGGTCTCGATCTTCCCGGAGAACAACGTCCCCGGTCGTCCCCTGCAGATCATGGCCGTGCGCACGCCCTCGCGGAACGCCTCGACGTGGACCGTGACCTGGCTCGACGAGGCCCAGCGCCTCGACGGCTACGAGATCGACGGCGTCGTGCCCACCAGCGCCATCGGTGACTTCACCGCCGACTCCGGCTTCGCCTGGACCGTCGAGGTCGTCGACACCCAGACACCCGAGGGCGGGCGTGACTGGTTCCCCGAGCGCAACTACCTCATCCGCGTCGGTGAGGGCGACAGCGCCGTCGAGGGCACCCACGTCCCCCAGTTCCCGGTCCCCGAGACCTGCGGCCTGCAGTCGGAATCCGCGGTCCGCTACAACCTGGAACCACAAGCGGTCCCCAACGACGACGGCTATCCGGTGCAGTGGTACCACCCCCAGATCGCCACACCGAGCGCCTGGGACACGATCCGTGACTCCTCCACCGGCGGTCGCAGCCGGCCCGTGACGGTGGCCGTGATCGACTCCGGCATCGACTCGACCCGCTTCGACTTCCTCGCTGGTGGTGCCCGGGTCGTGGCTGGCCTCGACGCCGTCTACGGCCTCGAGCTCGAGGGTGGCAACAACGGCGGGGCCATCGGTCCCTTCGTCGGCCCGCAGGCCACCGGTTACGAGTCCTTCGGTGCCGCCGCACCCCCCCGCAACTCCGACCGGGGCCCCCACGGCACGGCCGTGGCCAGCCTCATCGGGGCGACGGGCAACAACACCATCGGCATCGCCGGCGTCGACTGGGGCGTCCGCCTCATGCCGATCCGGGTCAACGACGTCAACGAGTGCATCGACAACGTCGTCGTGGCCGAGGGCATCAAGTGGGCCGTCGACCACGGCGCCGACATCATCCACATCTCCCTCGGGTCGCCCGAGACCGCCGACGGCAGCGGCAGCGACCTGCAGCCCGAGTGCAACGACGGCGTCGACAACGACGGTGACGGCACCGCCGACGGCGAGGACCCCGGCTGCGTGAACGAGCAGGACGGGTCGGAGGGGCCGGGCGACAACGCCCCCGACAGCACCCCCGAACAGGTGGCGGCGTGCGCGGACCACCGCGACAACGACGGTGACGGCGTGGTCGACCTCGCCGACGACGACTGCGAGGACGCCACCGACAACTTCGAGTCCCCGCAGACCCCGCTGGTCCAGCCGGCCGAGCCGATGGAGTGCGCCGACGGCATCGACAACGATGGCGACGGCTTCGTGGACGCGACGGACAACGCTGACCTCGGCACCGTCGCCGACCCGGGGTGCGAAGGCGAGGACGACGGCTCGGAAGGGCCGAGCCTCGCCGACGTGGGGACCATCGACGAGCTGGCACCCGCGTGCAGCGACGGTCGTGACAACAACGACGACGACGTCCTGGCCGACGCCGAGGACGCCCAGTGCCTCAACGCCACCGACAACAACGAGGGCCGTGACGAACGCGTCGTCAACGTCGACCCGCTCCGCGAGGTCATCGACTACGCGCTGGAGCAGGGCGTGCCCGTCGTGGCCGCTGCCGGCAACCGTGGTGCCGACGACGACCCCGTGTTCTACCCGGCGGCCTACCCCGGCGTCCTGACCGTCGGTGCGAGCGACCGGTCCGGTGAACGGTCCTTCTACTCCTCGACCGGCCGCTGGCTGGACATCATCGCCCCGGGCGGCAACAACCAGGGCACGCTGTCGCAGGACATCGCGGCCCTGTGGGAGCTCGACAGGATTCGCCCCGTCGCCGGCAGCAGCTTCGCGGCGCCCCTCGTGACCGGCGCGGCCTCCCTCTACCTCGGCCTCAACCCGCACATCACGCGTGGGTTCACCCCGTCCGCGCAGCCGCCGGCCCCCGGCGCGAACCTGCCCGACAACGGCTACCAGCGCACCGTCGACGACGTCAAGATCGCGTTGCAGAACGGCGTCCGGGACCTGTACCCGCAGGGCCATGACATCTTCAACGGCTGGGGACGGCTGAACGTCGACCGCGTGCTCGACATCCCCGCCCTGGGTGGGCCGCTGGTCGACCCCGCGCGGCTGCAGCTGCCCCGCACGAACGCCGACTCCGTGATCGAGGTGGCCGAGGGCGTCGCCCTGTCGCGGCCCCTCGTGTTCCCCGACTTCGTGGTCCTGACCCGCAACGATGTAGCTGTCGACGCCCTGGCCGGCGCCTCGTTGCTGCGCGGTGGCCCGCTGCTGGTGTCGACACACGACGCGGTCAGCGACTCGACGATGGCCGCCATGGCCGAGGTGCTGCCGAACGGTGGACGTGTCTACGTCCTCGGTGGCGAAGCCGCGCTCAGCGCGGACATCGACACCCAGCTGGCCAGCCACGGCTACGAGGTCGTTCGCCTCGCCGGCGACTCGCGGGTCGACACGGCCCTGGCCATCGCCGAAGAGGTCCGGCGCGTCTACCCGGGCTCCACCACGGTGGCCTTGGCCCGCAGTGACGGTGGCAACGACCCGACCGCCCAGTGGGCCGATGCCCTGAGCGGTGGCGCCTGGACTGCCAGCACCGGCACACCGCTGCTGGTCACACCGGGCGACCAGCTGCACCCCGGCGTCGCCGACGCGCTGCAGCGCTGGGGCACCCAGGAGACGATCCTGTTCGGTGGCGAGGCCGCCCTCTCCCAAGCTGTCGAGGCCGCCGTCCCGGGGGCCCGCCGGATCGGCGGTGCCGACCGTGCCGCAACCGCCGCGATGATCGCCGAGGACCTCTGGGGTGACACCGAAGGCTTCATGGTCGCCAACGGCTACTACGCCCGCGGCTGGCCTGCGGGCCTCGCCGCGGCAGGGTGGGGCGCCGACGTGAACGCGCCGCTGCTGTACACCGGCGCCGACGCCGTGCCCCAGGCCACGGTCGACGTGCTGGCCGCAGCCTGCCCCGACACCGACTCGATGCAGATCGTGGGTGGCGCCTCGCTCGTCACCGGGTCGGCGGAGACCCAACTGCTGGAGGCTGCGACATGTGGCTGA